The following proteins are encoded in a genomic region of Amphiura filiformis chromosome 11, Afil_fr2py, whole genome shotgun sequence:
- the LOC140164500 gene encoding tRNA (guanine(26)-N(2))-dimethyltransferase-like isoform X3, which yields MVNKLFHFHVCMCVVLREKLVIQVCLTINKMATSDTTNNQAVHKTGTETIPDVIVVKEGKAEILFPSSNEVFYNPVQEFNRDMSTAVISLYAEEQLKKQSTKAMFGTRKDYEEHQTKESQAQMEVTAGDSSDVTAAVTAGDSSDVTAGGESASNVDSKPGSDIEHQAFIGEKCENGIRILEGLSASGLRSIRYAKEIPGVKEVIANDFAHKAVENIKRNVKHNEVEDRVIPNHGDAGLLMYQNRSYSNRFDVIDLDPYGTAAPFLDGAVQAVKDGGLLCITCTDMAVLCGNHAEACYGKYGAMSLQTKYCHEMAIRIVLHSIELSANRYHRYIVPILSLSVDFYVRMFVRVYTSAATVKLSASKQALVYHCIGCSSFHLQRMGKVTHRENKPPKFSAATGPPVERKCENCGGVFKVGGPVWAEPIHNTDFVSQLLDHVQDYPERFKTSERMNGVLSVISEELPDCPLHYTVSHLCNIIHSICVSQLKFRSALLHAGYRVSITHTSAEAIKTDASNLVVWDIMRAWEKLNPVNKKKLSETSPATAILKKEPSIQVCFDVRPDANPKSRQQRLSRFPDNPEANWGPKARAKSSSKHQETLVEKRARLQGKTRTGQKEKDEMEKRRKDEEKEDINSQAKKQKKEADEDETEKDMDVKGETDS from the exons ATGGTAAACAAACTTTTTCATTTCCACGTGTGTATGTGTGTAGTTCTACGCGAGAAACTCGTCATTCAGGTTTGTCTAACTATAA ATAAAATGGCCACCTCTGATACAACTAATAACCAAGCAGTCCATAAGACTGGGACAGAGACTATACCAGATGTCATAGTTGTCAAGGAAGGCAAAGCAGAGATTCTATTCCCATCATCCAATGAAGTGTTCTACAATCCTGTGCAGGAGTTTAACAGGGACATGAG CACTGCTGTTATTAGCTTGTATGCAGAGGAGCAGCTGAAGAAACAGTCAACAAAAG CTATGTTCGGTACCCGGAAGGATTATGAAGAGCATCAAACTAAGGAATCACAAGCCCAAATGGAAGTTACAGCAG GGGATTCATCGGATGTTACAGCGGCTGTTACAGCAGGGGATTCATCAGATGTTACAGCAGGTGGTGAGTCAGCAAGTAATGTAGACAGCAAGCCAGGCAGCGATATAGAACATCAGGCATTTATAGGGGAGAAATGTGAG AATGGTATAAGAATACTAGAAGGGCTTTCAGCATCTGGTCTGCGGTCGATTCGTTATGCTAAAGAGATTCCCGGGGTCAAAGAAGTAATAGCTAACGATTTTGCGCACAAAGCTGTGGAGAATATAAAACGTAATGTCAAGCATAATGAAGTTGAGGATAGAGTGATACCTAACCACGGCGATGCAGG GTTGTTGATGTATCAAAATAGGAGCTACTCCAATCGGTTTGATGTTATCGACCTGGATCCCTATGGGACCGCAGCTCCATTTTTGGATGGTGCTGTGCAGGCAGTCAAGGATGGAGGATTGCTGTGTATAACCTGTACTGATATGGCTGTGTTGTGTGGTAATCATGCGGAGGCTTGCTATGGCAAATATGGTGCTATGTCATTGCAAACCAAGTACTGTCATGAAATG GCCATAAGGATAGTTTTACATTCAATAGAATTGTCTGCCAACAGATACCATCGATACATTGTCCCGATACTCTCACTCAGTGTGGATTTTTATGTGCGTATGTTTGTTAGAGTTTATACCAGTGCCGCCACTGTCAAACTATCAGCCAG TAAACAGGCTTTAGTATACCACTGTATAGGATGTTCAAGTTTTCATCTGCAAAGGATGGGCAAAGTTACACATAGGGAAAATAA ACCCCCAAAATTTAGTGCAGCAACTGGTCCACCTGTTGAAAGAAAGTGTGAGAATTGTGGCGGTGTATTTAAG GTTGGTGGGCCAGTATGGGCAGAACCTATTCACAATACTGACTTTGTCTCCCAGTTGTTAGACCATGTACAGGACTATCCAGAAAGATTTAAAACCAGCGAAAGAATGAATGGTGTTTTATCAGTAATTAGTGAG GAACTCCCAGATTGTCCATTACACTACACTGTTAGTCATCTCTGCAACATAATCCATTCAATTTGTGTATCGCAACTCAAATTCAGGTCGGCTCTATTGCATGCAGGATACAGGGTGTCTATTACACACACGTCAGCTGAAGCAATCAAGACAGATGCATCAAATTTAGTCGTATGGGACATCATGAGAGCGTGG GAAAAACTGAATCCAGTGAACAAGAAGAAACTATCAGAAACCAGTCCAGCTACTGCCATCTTGAAAAAAGAACCAAG catccaagtttgttttgatgtaagGCCAGATGCTAATCCCAAATCACGTCAGCAGAGGTTGAGTCGATTCCCAGATAACCCTGAAGCTAACTGGGGACCAAAAGCAAGGGCAAAATCTTCAAG CAAACACCAAGAAACTCTGGTTGAAAAGAGAGCTCGACTTCAAGGCAAGACGAGAACGGGACAGAAGGAGAAAGATGAAATGGAGAAAAGAAGGAAGGATGAAGAAAAAGAAGATATAAATAGCcaagcaaagaaacaaaagaag
- the LOC140164500 gene encoding tRNA (guanine(26)-N(2))-dimethyltransferase-like isoform X1, whose protein sequence is MVNKLFHFHVCMCVVLREKLVIQVCLTINKMATSDTTNNQAVHKTGTETIPDVIVVKEGKAEILFPSSNEVFYNPVQEFNRDMSTAVISLYAEEQLKKQSTKAMFGTRKDYEEHQTKESQAQMEVTAGDSSDVTAAVTAGDSSDVTAAVTAGDSSDVTAGGESASNVDSKPGSDIEHQAFIGEKCENGIRILEGLSASGLRSIRYAKEIPGVKEVIANDFAHKAVENIKRNVKHNEVEDRVIPNHGDAGLLMYQNRSYSNRFDVIDLDPYGTAAPFLDGAVQAVKDGGLLCITCTDMAVLCGNHAEACYGKYGAMSLQTKYCHEMAIRIVLHSIELSANRYHRYIVPILSLSVDFYVRMFVRVYTSAATVKLSASKQALVYHCIGCSSFHLQRMGKVTHRENKPPKFSAATGPPVERKCENCGGVFKVGGPVWAEPIHNTDFVSQLLDHVQDYPERFKTSERMNGVLSVISEELPDCPLHYTVSHLCNIIHSICVSQLKFRSALLHAGYRVSITHTSAEAIKTDASNLVVWDIMRAWEKLNPVNKKKLSETSPATAILKKEPSIQVCFDVRPDANPKSRQQRLSRFPDNPEANWGPKARAKSSSKHQETLVEKRARLQGKTRTGQKEKDEMEKRRKDEEKEDINSQAKKQKKEADEDETEKDMDVKGETDS, encoded by the exons ATGGTAAACAAACTTTTTCATTTCCACGTGTGTATGTGTGTAGTTCTACGCGAGAAACTCGTCATTCAGGTTTGTCTAACTATAA ATAAAATGGCCACCTCTGATACAACTAATAACCAAGCAGTCCATAAGACTGGGACAGAGACTATACCAGATGTCATAGTTGTCAAGGAAGGCAAAGCAGAGATTCTATTCCCATCATCCAATGAAGTGTTCTACAATCCTGTGCAGGAGTTTAACAGGGACATGAG CACTGCTGTTATTAGCTTGTATGCAGAGGAGCAGCTGAAGAAACAGTCAACAAAAG CTATGTTCGGTACCCGGAAGGATTATGAAGAGCATCAAACTAAGGAATCACAAGCCCAAATGGAAGTTACAGCAGGTGATTCATCGGATGTTACAGCAGCTGTTACAGCAGGGGATTCATCGGATGTTACAGCGGCTGTTACAGCAGGGGATTCATCAGATGTTACAGCAGGTGGTGAGTCAGCAAGTAATGTAGACAGCAAGCCAGGCAGCGATATAGAACATCAGGCATTTATAGGGGAGAAATGTGAG AATGGTATAAGAATACTAGAAGGGCTTTCAGCATCTGGTCTGCGGTCGATTCGTTATGCTAAAGAGATTCCCGGGGTCAAAGAAGTAATAGCTAACGATTTTGCGCACAAAGCTGTGGAGAATATAAAACGTAATGTCAAGCATAATGAAGTTGAGGATAGAGTGATACCTAACCACGGCGATGCAGG GTTGTTGATGTATCAAAATAGGAGCTACTCCAATCGGTTTGATGTTATCGACCTGGATCCCTATGGGACCGCAGCTCCATTTTTGGATGGTGCTGTGCAGGCAGTCAAGGATGGAGGATTGCTGTGTATAACCTGTACTGATATGGCTGTGTTGTGTGGTAATCATGCGGAGGCTTGCTATGGCAAATATGGTGCTATGTCATTGCAAACCAAGTACTGTCATGAAATG GCCATAAGGATAGTTTTACATTCAATAGAATTGTCTGCCAACAGATACCATCGATACATTGTCCCGATACTCTCACTCAGTGTGGATTTTTATGTGCGTATGTTTGTTAGAGTTTATACCAGTGCCGCCACTGTCAAACTATCAGCCAG TAAACAGGCTTTAGTATACCACTGTATAGGATGTTCAAGTTTTCATCTGCAAAGGATGGGCAAAGTTACACATAGGGAAAATAA ACCCCCAAAATTTAGTGCAGCAACTGGTCCACCTGTTGAAAGAAAGTGTGAGAATTGTGGCGGTGTATTTAAG GTTGGTGGGCCAGTATGGGCAGAACCTATTCACAATACTGACTTTGTCTCCCAGTTGTTAGACCATGTACAGGACTATCCAGAAAGATTTAAAACCAGCGAAAGAATGAATGGTGTTTTATCAGTAATTAGTGAG GAACTCCCAGATTGTCCATTACACTACACTGTTAGTCATCTCTGCAACATAATCCATTCAATTTGTGTATCGCAACTCAAATTCAGGTCGGCTCTATTGCATGCAGGATACAGGGTGTCTATTACACACACGTCAGCTGAAGCAATCAAGACAGATGCATCAAATTTAGTCGTATGGGACATCATGAGAGCGTGG GAAAAACTGAATCCAGTGAACAAGAAGAAACTATCAGAAACCAGTCCAGCTACTGCCATCTTGAAAAAAGAACCAAG catccaagtttgttttgatgtaagGCCAGATGCTAATCCCAAATCACGTCAGCAGAGGTTGAGTCGATTCCCAGATAACCCTGAAGCTAACTGGGGACCAAAAGCAAGGGCAAAATCTTCAAG CAAACACCAAGAAACTCTGGTTGAAAAGAGAGCTCGACTTCAAGGCAAGACGAGAACGGGACAGAAGGAGAAAGATGAAATGGAGAAAAGAAGGAAGGATGAAGAAAAAGAAGATATAAATAGCcaagcaaagaaacaaaagaag
- the LOC140164500 gene encoding tRNA (guanine(26)-N(2))-dimethyltransferase-like isoform X2 has translation MANLNSPSIPTFFDTETSTNPSKDKMATSDTTNNQAVHKTGTETIPDVIVVKEGKAEILFPSSNEVFYNPVQEFNRDMSTAVISLYAEEQLKKQSTKAMFGTRKDYEEHQTKESQAQMEVTAGDSSDVTAAVTAGDSSDVTAAVTAGDSSDVTAGGESASNVDSKPGSDIEHQAFIGEKCENGIRILEGLSASGLRSIRYAKEIPGVKEVIANDFAHKAVENIKRNVKHNEVEDRVIPNHGDAGLLMYQNRSYSNRFDVIDLDPYGTAAPFLDGAVQAVKDGGLLCITCTDMAVLCGNHAEACYGKYGAMSLQTKYCHEMAIRIVLHSIELSANRYHRYIVPILSLSVDFYVRMFVRVYTSAATVKLSASKQALVYHCIGCSSFHLQRMGKVTHRENKPPKFSAATGPPVERKCENCGGVFKVGGPVWAEPIHNTDFVSQLLDHVQDYPERFKTSERMNGVLSVISEELPDCPLHYTVSHLCNIIHSICVSQLKFRSALLHAGYRVSITHTSAEAIKTDASNLVVWDIMRAWEKLNPVNKKKLSETSPATAILKKEPSIQVCFDVRPDANPKSRQQRLSRFPDNPEANWGPKARAKSSSKHQETLVEKRARLQGKTRTGQKEKDEMEKRRKDEEKEDINSQAKKQKKEADEDETEKDMDVKGETDS, from the exons atggcaaatttgaattcacctagcatacctacattttTTGACACAGAGACTTCTACAAATCcgtccaaag ATAAAATGGCCACCTCTGATACAACTAATAACCAAGCAGTCCATAAGACTGGGACAGAGACTATACCAGATGTCATAGTTGTCAAGGAAGGCAAAGCAGAGATTCTATTCCCATCATCCAATGAAGTGTTCTACAATCCTGTGCAGGAGTTTAACAGGGACATGAG CACTGCTGTTATTAGCTTGTATGCAGAGGAGCAGCTGAAGAAACAGTCAACAAAAG CTATGTTCGGTACCCGGAAGGATTATGAAGAGCATCAAACTAAGGAATCACAAGCCCAAATGGAAGTTACAGCAGGTGATTCATCGGATGTTACAGCAGCTGTTACAGCAGGGGATTCATCGGATGTTACAGCGGCTGTTACAGCAGGGGATTCATCAGATGTTACAGCAGGTGGTGAGTCAGCAAGTAATGTAGACAGCAAGCCAGGCAGCGATATAGAACATCAGGCATTTATAGGGGAGAAATGTGAG AATGGTATAAGAATACTAGAAGGGCTTTCAGCATCTGGTCTGCGGTCGATTCGTTATGCTAAAGAGATTCCCGGGGTCAAAGAAGTAATAGCTAACGATTTTGCGCACAAAGCTGTGGAGAATATAAAACGTAATGTCAAGCATAATGAAGTTGAGGATAGAGTGATACCTAACCACGGCGATGCAGG GTTGTTGATGTATCAAAATAGGAGCTACTCCAATCGGTTTGATGTTATCGACCTGGATCCCTATGGGACCGCAGCTCCATTTTTGGATGGTGCTGTGCAGGCAGTCAAGGATGGAGGATTGCTGTGTATAACCTGTACTGATATGGCTGTGTTGTGTGGTAATCATGCGGAGGCTTGCTATGGCAAATATGGTGCTATGTCATTGCAAACCAAGTACTGTCATGAAATG GCCATAAGGATAGTTTTACATTCAATAGAATTGTCTGCCAACAGATACCATCGATACATTGTCCCGATACTCTCACTCAGTGTGGATTTTTATGTGCGTATGTTTGTTAGAGTTTATACCAGTGCCGCCACTGTCAAACTATCAGCCAG TAAACAGGCTTTAGTATACCACTGTATAGGATGTTCAAGTTTTCATCTGCAAAGGATGGGCAAAGTTACACATAGGGAAAATAA ACCCCCAAAATTTAGTGCAGCAACTGGTCCACCTGTTGAAAGAAAGTGTGAGAATTGTGGCGGTGTATTTAAG GTTGGTGGGCCAGTATGGGCAGAACCTATTCACAATACTGACTTTGTCTCCCAGTTGTTAGACCATGTACAGGACTATCCAGAAAGATTTAAAACCAGCGAAAGAATGAATGGTGTTTTATCAGTAATTAGTGAG GAACTCCCAGATTGTCCATTACACTACACTGTTAGTCATCTCTGCAACATAATCCATTCAATTTGTGTATCGCAACTCAAATTCAGGTCGGCTCTATTGCATGCAGGATACAGGGTGTCTATTACACACACGTCAGCTGAAGCAATCAAGACAGATGCATCAAATTTAGTCGTATGGGACATCATGAGAGCGTGG GAAAAACTGAATCCAGTGAACAAGAAGAAACTATCAGAAACCAGTCCAGCTACTGCCATCTTGAAAAAAGAACCAAG catccaagtttgttttgatgtaagGCCAGATGCTAATCCCAAATCACGTCAGCAGAGGTTGAGTCGATTCCCAGATAACCCTGAAGCTAACTGGGGACCAAAAGCAAGGGCAAAATCTTCAAG CAAACACCAAGAAACTCTGGTTGAAAAGAGAGCTCGACTTCAAGGCAAGACGAGAACGGGACAGAAGGAGAAAGATGAAATGGAGAAAAGAAGGAAGGATGAAGAAAAAGAAGATATAAATAGCcaagcaaagaaacaaaagaag
- the LOC140164500 gene encoding tRNA (guanine(26)-N(2))-dimethyltransferase-like isoform X4 encodes MATSDTTNNQAVHKTGTETIPDVIVVKEGKAEILFPSSNEVFYNPVQEFNRDMSTAVISLYAEEQLKKQSTKAMFGTRKDYEEHQTKESQAQMEVTAGDSSDVTAAVTAGDSSDVTAAVTAGDSSDVTAGGESASNVDSKPGSDIEHQAFIGEKCENGIRILEGLSASGLRSIRYAKEIPGVKEVIANDFAHKAVENIKRNVKHNEVEDRVIPNHGDAGLLMYQNRSYSNRFDVIDLDPYGTAAPFLDGAVQAVKDGGLLCITCTDMAVLCGNHAEACYGKYGAMSLQTKYCHEMAIRIVLHSIELSANRYHRYIVPILSLSVDFYVRMFVRVYTSAATVKLSASKQALVYHCIGCSSFHLQRMGKVTHRENKPPKFSAATGPPVERKCENCGGVFKVGGPVWAEPIHNTDFVSQLLDHVQDYPERFKTSERMNGVLSVISEELPDCPLHYTVSHLCNIIHSICVSQLKFRSALLHAGYRVSITHTSAEAIKTDASNLVVWDIMRAWEKLNPVNKKKLSETSPATAILKKEPSIQVCFDVRPDANPKSRQQRLSRFPDNPEANWGPKARAKSSSKHQETLVEKRARLQGKTRTGQKEKDEMEKRRKDEEKEDINSQAKKQKKEADEDETEKDMDVKGETDS; translated from the exons ATGGCCACCTCTGATACAACTAATAACCAAGCAGTCCATAAGACTGGGACAGAGACTATACCAGATGTCATAGTTGTCAAGGAAGGCAAAGCAGAGATTCTATTCCCATCATCCAATGAAGTGTTCTACAATCCTGTGCAGGAGTTTAACAGGGACATGAG CACTGCTGTTATTAGCTTGTATGCAGAGGAGCAGCTGAAGAAACAGTCAACAAAAG CTATGTTCGGTACCCGGAAGGATTATGAAGAGCATCAAACTAAGGAATCACAAGCCCAAATGGAAGTTACAGCAGGTGATTCATCGGATGTTACAGCAGCTGTTACAGCAGGGGATTCATCGGATGTTACAGCGGCTGTTACAGCAGGGGATTCATCAGATGTTACAGCAGGTGGTGAGTCAGCAAGTAATGTAGACAGCAAGCCAGGCAGCGATATAGAACATCAGGCATTTATAGGGGAGAAATGTGAG AATGGTATAAGAATACTAGAAGGGCTTTCAGCATCTGGTCTGCGGTCGATTCGTTATGCTAAAGAGATTCCCGGGGTCAAAGAAGTAATAGCTAACGATTTTGCGCACAAAGCTGTGGAGAATATAAAACGTAATGTCAAGCATAATGAAGTTGAGGATAGAGTGATACCTAACCACGGCGATGCAGG GTTGTTGATGTATCAAAATAGGAGCTACTCCAATCGGTTTGATGTTATCGACCTGGATCCCTATGGGACCGCAGCTCCATTTTTGGATGGTGCTGTGCAGGCAGTCAAGGATGGAGGATTGCTGTGTATAACCTGTACTGATATGGCTGTGTTGTGTGGTAATCATGCGGAGGCTTGCTATGGCAAATATGGTGCTATGTCATTGCAAACCAAGTACTGTCATGAAATG GCCATAAGGATAGTTTTACATTCAATAGAATTGTCTGCCAACAGATACCATCGATACATTGTCCCGATACTCTCACTCAGTGTGGATTTTTATGTGCGTATGTTTGTTAGAGTTTATACCAGTGCCGCCACTGTCAAACTATCAGCCAG TAAACAGGCTTTAGTATACCACTGTATAGGATGTTCAAGTTTTCATCTGCAAAGGATGGGCAAAGTTACACATAGGGAAAATAA ACCCCCAAAATTTAGTGCAGCAACTGGTCCACCTGTTGAAAGAAAGTGTGAGAATTGTGGCGGTGTATTTAAG GTTGGTGGGCCAGTATGGGCAGAACCTATTCACAATACTGACTTTGTCTCCCAGTTGTTAGACCATGTACAGGACTATCCAGAAAGATTTAAAACCAGCGAAAGAATGAATGGTGTTTTATCAGTAATTAGTGAG GAACTCCCAGATTGTCCATTACACTACACTGTTAGTCATCTCTGCAACATAATCCATTCAATTTGTGTATCGCAACTCAAATTCAGGTCGGCTCTATTGCATGCAGGATACAGGGTGTCTATTACACACACGTCAGCTGAAGCAATCAAGACAGATGCATCAAATTTAGTCGTATGGGACATCATGAGAGCGTGG GAAAAACTGAATCCAGTGAACAAGAAGAAACTATCAGAAACCAGTCCAGCTACTGCCATCTTGAAAAAAGAACCAAG catccaagtttgttttgatgtaagGCCAGATGCTAATCCCAAATCACGTCAGCAGAGGTTGAGTCGATTCCCAGATAACCCTGAAGCTAACTGGGGACCAAAAGCAAGGGCAAAATCTTCAAG CAAACACCAAGAAACTCTGGTTGAAAAGAGAGCTCGACTTCAAGGCAAGACGAGAACGGGACAGAAGGAGAAAGATGAAATGGAGAAAAGAAGGAAGGATGAAGAAAAAGAAGATATAAATAGCcaagcaaagaaacaaaagaag